Proteins from one Nitrobacteraceae bacterium AZCC 2146 genomic window:
- a CDS encoding drug/metabolite transporter (DMT)-like permease (product_source=COG0697; cog=COG0697; pfam=PF00892; superfamily=103481; transmembrane_helix_parts=Inside_1_6,TMhelix_7_26,Outside_27_35,TMhelix_36_54,Inside_55_66,TMhelix_67_89,Outside_90_92,TMhelix_93_115,Inside_116_119,TMhelix_120_142,Outside_143_146,TMhelix_147_169,Inside_170_181,TMhelix_182_204,Outside_205_213,TMhelix_214_231,Inside_232_237,TMhelix_238_260,Outside_261_264,TMhelix_265_287,Inside_288_326) produces the protein MNILKAVSLKIASTMAFALMGAQGRYLGSAVPVGEIVFCRGLFALIPIVLFFGWRGQLRGALRTNRLSAHVIRGSFSVVGTFCTFGALARLPIADVTAIAFIAPLITVVFAAIFLKEQVHAYRWSAVGIGFGGVILMLSPYFGNHAALTASMLIGLSLALINAVSSGGATIQIRRLTATESSSAIVIFMTLIVMTVSLVTAPFGWHLPSQPLEIALLIGIGIAGGLGQMLFTESYRYAPASFLAPFDYTAMLWAFLLGFWMFGEVPTPYVVGGAVIVAVAGIFVILRERHLGLKRLRDTPMSPISTMADDEADPDAPVAALAKATR, from the coding sequence ATGAACATCCTCAAAGCCGTGTCGCTGAAGATCGCCAGCACGATGGCGTTTGCGCTGATGGGCGCGCAGGGCCGCTATCTCGGCAGCGCCGTGCCGGTCGGCGAGATCGTGTTCTGCCGCGGGCTGTTCGCGCTGATCCCGATCGTGCTGTTCTTCGGCTGGCGCGGCCAGCTGCGCGGCGCGTTGCGCACCAACCGGCTCTCGGCGCATGTCATTCGCGGCTCGTTCAGCGTGGTCGGCACGTTCTGCACCTTCGGCGCGCTGGCGCGGCTGCCGATCGCCGACGTCACTGCGATTGCCTTCATCGCGCCGTTGATCACCGTGGTGTTCGCCGCGATTTTTCTCAAGGAGCAGGTCCACGCCTATCGCTGGTCGGCGGTCGGCATCGGCTTTGGTGGTGTGATCCTGATGCTGTCGCCGTATTTCGGCAACCATGCCGCGCTGACGGCGTCGATGCTGATCGGGCTTTCGCTGGCGCTGATCAACGCGGTGTCCTCCGGCGGCGCGACGATCCAGATCCGCCGCCTTACCGCCACGGAATCCTCCTCGGCGATCGTGATCTTCATGACGCTGATCGTGATGACCGTCTCGCTCGTCACCGCACCGTTCGGCTGGCATCTGCCGTCGCAGCCACTCGAGATTGCGCTGCTGATCGGCATCGGCATTGCCGGCGGGCTCGGCCAGATGCTGTTCACCGAGAGCTATCGCTATGCGCCCGCGTCCTTCCTGGCGCCGTTCGACTACACCGCGATGCTGTGGGCGTTCCTGCTCGGCTTCTGGATGTTCGGCGAAGTGCCGACGCCCTATGTGGTCGGCGGTGCGGTGATCGTCGCCGTCGCCGGCATTTTCGTCATCCTGCGCGAACGCCATCTCGGCCTGAAGCGGCTGCGCGACACGCCGATGTCGCCGATCTCCACCATGGCCGATGACGAGGCCGATCCCGATGCGCCGGTGGCGGCGCTGGCCAAGGCGACGCGCTAG